Proteins encoded within one genomic window of Spirulina major PCC 6313:
- a CDS encoding right-handed parallel beta-helix repeat-containing protein: protein MKQSLRWLQRRTFLAGLLGAGGTAIASQLLPQSTQAQGLFRRPTQFFIAPDGSDRNSGTINRPWASLDHASQRLKPGDALFLRDGVYEITTPIEWQSSGTDGAWITIQNYPGETPIINADAVEVGPWGVGDRPYPPEQGAILIDQQHHVRVMGLTVVRSHSAGIAVRRSHHIDVFGNTTQDTFSCGILFGAGFPVLESERCHHLRAIGNTIVGANNPELQWLQPNEERRRKGAHEALSVGAVDYFELAYNEISHCDKELIDCKDSSRHGYVHHNYLHNGGSQGIYVDCYFERLGDLEIAFNFIKSCKVGVALAAEGGPLMEGIYLHHNIITDNLGSGIIFGRWHDDNLRKDILIEHNTIHHNGYGQGESELPYWVTGGIYFYSTNIQNVVVRNNIFSVNKYFDIGYSDDYLSDGTKLQEITIQNNAFHRPIQYDSPTYLDWTEENVHAIDGEGIVFTEPPFFDSDISDFRILSESLAAPDQRPNADPMFGAVAMTNLPIFWWATHFPPRRNWQQFSAVEWRNEME from the coding sequence ATGAAACAATCTCTCCGATGGCTGCAACGACGGACTTTTCTTGCCGGACTGTTAGGGGCAGGCGGAACCGCGATCGCATCCCAACTTTTACCCCAATCGACCCAAGCCCAAGGCTTATTTCGCCGACCCACTCAATTTTTTATTGCGCCTGACGGGAGCGATCGCAACTCCGGCACGATCAACCGACCTTGGGCAAGCTTGGACCATGCCAGCCAACGTTTAAAACCTGGTGATGCTCTCTTCCTTCGCGATGGAGTCTATGAAATCACAACCCCAATTGAATGGCAATCCTCCGGCACGGATGGCGCATGGATCACCATTCAAAACTATCCCGGTGAAACCCCCATTATTAATGCAGATGCAGTCGAAGTCGGGCCGTGGGGCGTGGGCGATCGCCCCTATCCGCCCGAACAAGGTGCGATCTTAATTGACCAACAACATCATGTTCGTGTGATGGGGTTAACCGTGGTGCGATCGCACAGTGCCGGCATTGCAGTCCGTCGCAGTCATCACATTGATGTTTTTGGGAATACAACGCAGGATACATTTTCCTGCGGTATTTTATTCGGGGCAGGTTTTCCCGTGCTGGAATCGGAACGCTGTCACCACTTACGGGCCATTGGTAACACAATTGTTGGGGCTAATAACCCAGAATTGCAATGGCTACAACCCAATGAAGAGCGACGGCGTAAAGGTGCGCATGAAGCCTTAAGTGTGGGTGCGGTGGACTATTTTGAACTCGCATACAATGAAATTAGTCATTGTGACAAAGAACTCATTGACTGCAAAGATAGTTCTCGCCATGGCTATGTTCACCATAACTATCTCCATAACGGTGGAAGCCAAGGAATTTATGTTGATTGTTATTTTGAACGACTGGGTGATCTAGAGATTGCGTTTAACTTTATTAAATCTTGTAAGGTTGGGGTTGCCTTGGCCGCCGAGGGCGGGCCCCTAATGGAAGGGATTTATCTGCACCATAATATCATTACAGATAATTTAGGGTCGGGTATCATTTTTGGGCGGTGGCATGATGATAATCTGCGCAAAGATATTTTAATTGAACATAATACCATCCATCATAATGGCTATGGTCAGGGTGAAAGTGAGTTGCCCTATTGGGTTACAGGTGGAATTTATTTTTACAGCACCAACATACAAAATGTTGTGGTCAGAAACAATATTTTTTCAGTGAATAAGTATTTTGACATTGGGTACAGTGATGACTATTTAAGTGATGGCACAAAATTACAAGAAATCACCATTCAAAACAATGCATTTCACCGACCCATTCAGTATGATAGTCCCACCTATTTAGACTGGACTGAAGAAAATGTCCATGCAATAGATGGGGAAGGAATTGTCTTTACTGAACCTCCATTTTTTGATTCTGATATTAGTGATTTCCGCATTCTCTCGGAATCTCTTGCTGCACCGGATCAACGCCCCAATGCTGACCCGATGTTTGGAGCCGTTGCGATGACAAATTTACCGATATTTTGGTGGGCAACTCATTTCCCACCCCGTCGGAATTGGCAGCAATTCAGTGCAGTAGAGTGGCGCAATGAGATGGAATAA
- a CDS encoding Uma2 family endonuclease has product MTAIDAFTPLPDHNQLPCEDGTFVKNFQEHPQSLLLTDSIYPVLNRVHPDGQFCIGQDSGIYWRLTDPPQRGAEAPDWFYVGNVPPALDGQARRSYVLWQEIIPPQIVIEFVSGTGAEERDRTPWTGKFWVYETAIRPAYYAIYEVKKASVEVYVLQKNKYHLLSANERGHFPIEELGVELGIWPGVYQGMDLPWLRWWDAAGHLLLNGEERAEQERQRAEQERQRAEQERQRAEQERQRAEQEHQRAEQECQRAEQERQRAEQEQTRNQKLIAKLKELGVDPDSIL; this is encoded by the coding sequence ATGACTGCGATCGATGCGTTTACTCCGTTACCGGATCACAATCAACTGCCCTGCGAGGATGGTACGTTCGTGAAAAATTTTCAGGAACATCCCCAAAGTCTGCTCCTCACCGACTCCATTTACCCTGTCTTAAATCGGGTGCATCCCGATGGCCAATTTTGCATTGGTCAAGACAGCGGCATCTATTGGCGGCTCACCGATCCGCCCCAACGTGGTGCAGAAGCACCGGACTGGTTTTATGTGGGCAATGTGCCACCCGCCTTAGATGGACAAGCCCGCCGTTCCTATGTCCTCTGGCAGGAAATTATTCCCCCGCAAATTGTGATCGAATTTGTATCCGGGACGGGAGCGGAGGAGCGCGACCGCACCCCTTGGACGGGTAAATTTTGGGTCTATGAAACGGCGATTCGTCCGGCCTACTACGCCATTTATGAAGTCAAAAAAGCCAGCGTTGAAGTCTACGTCTTGCAGAAAAACAAATATCATCTGCTCTCGGCTAATGAGCGCGGTCATTTTCCCATTGAAGAGTTAGGGGTAGAGTTGGGCATCTGGCCGGGGGTCTATCAAGGCATGGATTTACCCTGGCTGCGCTGGTGGGATGCAGCAGGTCATTTGCTCCTCAATGGTGAAGAACGCGCTGAACAGGAACGCCAGCGGGCTGAACAGGAACGCCAGCGGGCTGAACAGGAACGCCAGCGGGCTGAACAGGAACGCCAGCGGGCTGAACAGGAACACCAGCGGGCTGAACAGGAGTGCCAACGCGCTGAACAGGAGCGCCAACGTGCTGAACAAGAGCAAACTCGAAATCAAAAACTCATCGCTAAACTCAAAGAACTCGGCGTTGATCCTGATAGTATTCTTTAG
- the tkt gene encoding transketolase — protein sequence MVVASQSLEELCINSIRFLAIDAVQKANSGHPGLPMGAAPMAFVLWDRFMRYNPKNPQWFNRDRFVLSAGHGCMLQYAMLHLTGYDSVTIDDIKQFRQWGSKTPGHPENFETKGVEVTTGPLGQGICNAVGLAAAEAHLAAKFNKPDATIVDHYTYAILGDGCNMEGVSGEACSLAGHWGLGKLIAFYDDNHISIDGSTDISFTEDVCARFEAYGWHTIHVENGNTDLDAIAKAIETAKSVTDKPTLIKVTTTIGFGSPNKADTAGVHGAALGPDEVKLTRENLGWSYGEFEVPEDAIAHFRKAVDRGASDQAAWEATFAQYKTKYAAEAAEFERMISGQLPEGWDKDLPAPSPEDKALATRKHSETCLNALAPNLPELIGGSADLTHSNLTELKCSGDFQKGGYENRNLRFGVREHGMAAICNGIALHNSGLIPYCATFLVFADYMRGAMRLSALSEAGVIYVLTHDSIALGEDGPTHQPVETIASLRIIPNLLTFRPADGKECSGAYKVAVQNRKRPSALAFTRQGVPNLPGTSVDAVAKGAYIVVDCDGTPDLLLLGTGSEVSLCVEAAEKLTSEGTKVRVVSMPCWTLFEEQSAEYKESVLPSVVTKRLSVEAGTTFGWARYVGSAGDSIGTDGFGASAPGGKIMQEYGFTVENVVAKAKAVLG from the coding sequence ATGGTTGTTGCTAGTCAATCTCTTGAAGAACTTTGCATTAATTCGATTCGCTTTTTAGCGATTGATGCGGTCCAAAAAGCGAATTCCGGACACCCCGGACTGCCCATGGGTGCAGCACCGATGGCGTTTGTGCTGTGGGATCGCTTTATGCGCTATAACCCGAAAAATCCCCAGTGGTTTAACCGCGATCGCTTCGTATTATCCGCCGGTCACGGCTGCATGTTGCAATACGCCATGCTCCACCTCACCGGCTACGACAGCGTCACCATCGACGACATCAAACAATTCCGCCAATGGGGATCAAAAACCCCCGGTCACCCGGAAAACTTTGAAACCAAAGGCGTAGAAGTCACCACCGGCCCCCTCGGCCAAGGGATTTGTAACGCTGTTGGTTTGGCCGCTGCTGAAGCCCACCTCGCTGCGAAATTCAACAAGCCCGATGCCACGATCGTAGACCACTACACCTACGCGATTTTGGGGGATGGGTGCAACATGGAAGGGGTATCCGGGGAAGCCTGTTCCCTCGCTGGTCACTGGGGCTTGGGTAAGCTGATCGCCTTCTACGATGACAATCATATTTCCATTGATGGTTCCACGGATATTTCTTTCACGGAAGATGTCTGCGCTCGCTTTGAAGCCTACGGCTGGCATACGATCCATGTGGAAAATGGCAATACGGATTTAGATGCGATCGCTAAAGCGATCGAAACCGCCAAATCCGTCACCGACAAACCCACCCTGATCAAAGTCACCACCACCATCGGCTTTGGTTCCCCCAACAAAGCCGACACCGCCGGCGTTCACGGTGCTGCCCTGGGCCCCGACGAAGTCAAACTCACCCGCGAAAACCTCGGTTGGAGTTACGGCGAATTTGAAGTGCCCGAAGATGCGATCGCCCACTTCCGCAAAGCCGTGGATCGCGGTGCCAGCGACCAAGCCGCCTGGGAAGCCACCTTCGCGCAATACAAAACCAAATACGCCGCCGAAGCCGCCGAATTTGAACGGATGATCAGCGGTCAACTCCCCGAAGGGTGGGACAAAGACCTCCCCGCCCCCAGCCCCGAAGACAAAGCCCTCGCCACCCGGAAACATTCCGAAACCTGCCTCAACGCCCTCGCCCCCAACCTCCCCGAACTGATCGGCGGTTCGGCGGACTTGACCCACTCCAACCTCACCGAGTTGAAGTGCTCCGGCGACTTCCAAAAAGGTGGCTACGAAAACCGCAACCTCCGCTTCGGGGTACGCGAGCACGGCATGGCTGCCATCTGTAACGGCATCGCCCTCCATAATTCTGGGCTGATCCCCTACTGCGCCACCTTCTTGGTCTTCGCTGACTATATGCGCGGTGCGATGCGCCTCTCGGCTCTCTCTGAAGCTGGCGTGATCTACGTCCTCACCCATGATTCCATCGCCCTCGGTGAAGACGGCCCCACCCACCAACCCGTGGAAACGATCGCATCCCTGCGCATCATTCCCAACCTGCTCACCTTCCGTCCCGCCGACGGCAAAGAATGCTCTGGTGCGTACAAAGTGGCTGTCCAAAACCGCAAGCGCCCCAGCGCCCTCGCCTTCACCCGCCAAGGGGTTCCCAACCTCCCCGGCACCAGCGTTGATGCTGTGGCCAAAGGAGCCTACATCGTGGTGGACTGCGACGGTACGCCGGATCTCCTCCTCCTCGGAACGGGGTCTGAAGTGAGCCTCTGTGTGGAAGCCGCTGAAAAACTCACCAGCGAAGGCACGAAAGTCCGCGTCGTCTCGATGCCCTGCTGGACGCTCTTTGAAGAACAAAGCGCCGAGTACAAAGAATCCGTCCTCCCCAGTGTCGTCACCAAGCGCCTGTCTGTGGAAGCAGGCACAACCTTCGGCTGGGCCCGGTACGTCGGTTCTGCCGGTGACTCCATCGGTACCGATGGTTTCGGTGCATCGGCTCCCGGCGGCAAAATCATGCAAGAATACGGCTTCACCGTTGAAAACGTGGTGGCAAAAGCGAAAGCCGTCCTTGGTTAA
- a CDS encoding DegT/DnrJ/EryC1/StrS family aminotransferase — MSSIPFVDLSFQHQPLEAEFEQCFKTVMAQGTFILKADLAAFEMAFATASGSVHGVGVASGTDAIALGLRACGIGPGDEVLAPANTFIATLIGILRTGATPVLVDCDPDTALIDLDAAAAAITPRTAAIVPVHLYGQMVDPDALCTLATAHHLLLFEDAAQAHLAQRGGRTAGSLGTAAAYSFYPSKNLGCFGDGGMVITADDAIARTVRTYRNYGAAEKYVHSDWGTNSRLDNLQAAILNQKLPHLKDWNAVRNKIAQQYDHGLAPLAAHGIRPLVNASGAGHIYHLYVIRVDATARVNRDQLRDRLTAQGIQTGIHYPIPCHLQPAYHPLGYQAGNFPHAEHLAQSILSLPMYPGLTPAQIQTVITAIQTAVTA; from the coding sequence ATGTCTTCTATTCCGTTTGTGGATCTTTCGTTTCAGCATCAACCCCTTGAGGCTGAATTTGAGCAATGTTTTAAAACGGTGATGGCGCAAGGAACCTTCATCTTGAAGGCGGATTTAGCGGCCTTTGAAATGGCTTTCGCCACGGCATCGGGGTCAGTCCATGGGGTGGGGGTTGCGTCAGGAACAGATGCGATCGCCCTCGGCCTGCGAGCCTGTGGCATCGGCCCAGGGGATGAAGTCCTCGCCCCCGCCAACACCTTCATCGCCACCCTGATCGGCATTCTCCGCACCGGAGCCACCCCCGTTTTAGTGGACTGCGACCCAGACACCGCTTTGATCGATCTTGATGCAGCCGCTGCGGCCATCACCCCCCGCACAGCGGCGATCGTCCCGGTGCATCTCTATGGCCAAATGGTCGATCCGGATGCCCTTTGCACCTTGGCCACCGCCCATCATCTCCTGTTATTTGAAGACGCAGCCCAAGCCCACCTCGCCCAGCGGGGAGGACGCACCGCCGGGAGCCTAGGCACAGCCGCCGCCTATAGTTTTTATCCCAGTAAGAACCTGGGGTGTTTTGGGGATGGGGGGATGGTGATCACCGCCGATGATGCGATCGCTCGCACCGTCCGCACCTATCGCAACTATGGCGCAGCGGAAAAATACGTCCACAGCGATTGGGGCACCAATAGCCGCCTTGATAATCTCCAAGCCGCCATCTTAAATCAGAAACTCCCCCACCTCAAAGACTGGAACGCCGTCCGCAACAAAATCGCCCAACAATACGACCACGGCCTTGCCCCCCTGGCTGCCCACGGCATTCGCCCCCTCGTCAACGCCAGCGGAGCCGGACATATTTATCACCTCTACGTGATCCGTGTTGATGCAACCGCACGGGTGAATCGGGATCAATTGCGCGATCGCCTCACCGCCCAAGGCATCCAAACCGGCATCCATTACCCCATCCCCTGCCACCTCCAACCCGCTTACCATCCCCTCGGCTACCAAGCCGGAAACTTCCCCCACGCCGAACACCTCGCCCAATCCATCCTCTCCCTACCCATGTATCCCGGCCTCACTCCTGCTCAAATCCAAACCGTGATCACGGCCATTCAAACAGCCGTCACCGCTTGA
- the crtB gene encoding cyanoexosortase B has protein sequence MTDTLTPNPHRLQRHWFYGLLLALLAALYTPLLWHWIDGWLNKSISIEHEYFSHALIGLPYAAYLTWDYRKKWHALPAVTHPAGLGLLGLGALLYLFGTGEMIGWSLPIVLTGLCLSLKGVPGLKLQAFPLLFVWFATPNAIPYLLSSSTLPLQTLIAGTAGFILQVLGVPDVSVSGIYITVQDHLVEVAPYCAGLKMLFTSLYIGGILLHWTGTWRSRPKVLSFFAGTIVISVLINILRNTILTYLYGMGHYNAFDWTHEGLGGDLISLVMLLLVIVWLDGIERITNYYQQGNGGGIINYGGLLPGQSDRSGRS, from the coding sequence ATGACTGACACCCTCACCCCCAACCCCCATCGCCTCCAGCGCCATTGGTTTTATGGTCTCCTCTTGGCGTTGCTCGCCGCCCTCTATACGCCGCTGCTGTGGCATTGGATCGATGGCTGGCTCAACAAAAGCATCAGCATCGAGCATGAATATTTCAGCCATGCCTTAATCGGCTTACCCTATGCCGCTTATCTCACCTGGGACTATCGGAAAAAATGGCACGCGCTGCCCGCCGTGACCCACCCGGCTGGGTTGGGCCTGTTGGGGTTGGGGGCGTTGCTCTATCTGTTCGGTACAGGGGAAATGATTGGCTGGTCATTGCCCATCGTGTTAACCGGCCTGTGTTTAAGTTTGAAAGGCGTGCCGGGTCTGAAATTGCAAGCCTTTCCGCTCCTCTTCGTTTGGTTCGCCACCCCCAATGCGATTCCCTATCTCCTCTCGTCCTCGACACTCCCTCTCCAAACCCTGATCGCGGGAACGGCTGGGTTTATTTTGCAAGTGTTGGGGGTTCCGGATGTGTCGGTGTCAGGGATTTACATCACCGTGCAAGATCATTTGGTGGAAGTGGCTCCCTATTGCGCCGGTTTAAAAATGCTGTTTACGAGTCTCTATATTGGCGGGATTTTGTTGCATTGGACGGGAACCTGGCGATCGCGCCCCAAAGTTCTCAGTTTCTTCGCCGGAACCATTGTGATCAGCGTCCTGATTAATATTTTGCGCAACACCATCCTCACCTACCTCTACGGCATGGGCCATTACAACGCCTTCGACTGGACACACGAAGGCCTCGGTGGTGACTTAATCTCTCTGGTCATGCTGCTTTTGGTGATCGTGTGGCTCGATGGCATTGAACGGATCACGAACTATTATCAGCAGGGCAATGGGGGCGGCATCATTAACTACGGGGGCCTGTTGCCGGGTCAATCCGATCGATCGGGACGGTCCTAA
- a CDS encoding cyanoexosortase B system-associated protein produces the protein MKQSPQSPPRSRGVITGVLLVMFLAGFILSSTGQRFWQELPPVPNLGALRELRNTGLAVSGWTSPDQAKLRVGSHDWSVQTLEVPGQRVGLLMLFPQTGPKETPGVEWSDVDGFYQWQPDKVRSLTFHTEDPAATVHARIFIARDSEKTRIVSSRQTVAVAQWYAFADGGHFSTAQWFWRDQWAQLRHQRVPWIAVSLRLPVDPSSTLEDVTPQVTELSQAIQTSLMTLMNQPTG, from the coding sequence GTGAAACAATCCCCCCAGTCCCCCCCTCGATCCCGTGGGGTGATTACTGGGGTATTGCTGGTGATGTTCCTGGCTGGGTTCATCCTCAGCAGCACCGGCCAACGGTTCTGGCAGGAACTCCCACCCGTGCCCAATCTGGGAGCGTTGCGAGAACTCCGCAATACTGGCCTTGCGGTATCAGGGTGGACGAGTCCGGATCAAGCGAAGCTGCGGGTGGGCAGCCATGATTGGTCTGTGCAAACCCTCGAAGTGCCTGGGCAGCGGGTGGGGCTGTTAATGTTGTTTCCCCAAACGGGGCCGAAGGAAACGCCGGGGGTGGAATGGTCGGATGTGGATGGGTTTTATCAGTGGCAACCGGACAAGGTGCGATCGCTCACCTTCCACACCGAAGACCCCGCCGCCACCGTCCATGCCCGCATCTTCATCGCCCGCGACTCCGAAAAGACTCGCATTGTCTCCTCACGGCAAACCGTAGCTGTCGCCCAATGGTATGCCTTTGCCGACGGGGGGCATTTTTCCACAGCCCAGTGGTTTTGGCGCGATCAATGGGCCCAGTTACGGCATCAGCGCGTGCCCTGGATCGCCGTCAGCCTCCGCCTTCCCGTTGATCCGAGTAGCACCCTTGAAGATGTCACGCCCCAGGTAACTGAACTCTCTCAAGCAATTCAAACCAGCCTGATGACCCTGATGAACCAACCGACGGGTTAA
- a CDS encoding elongation factor G, producing MTRNLDRMRNVAIVGPYSSGKTTLLESILAVSGAIARKGSIKDGNTISDSTPEAQARSMSVEVSVARTTDGETELNFLDCPGSIEFAQDTYNALVGAGSAIVVCEADVAKVLTLAPLFKFLDDWEIPHLVFINKLDRCRDSVMDLFQALKSVSSRPLVPQQYPIRKNLDLIGYIDLIDEQAYHYHLGQAADPVPLPAELQAEERAAREEMLETLSEFDDHLLEELLEDIPPSKDEILRDLKQDLSADLIVPVFLGIAEQDYGVRPLLDALVRETPDPTVTAQRRGLETTGDGEAIAQVLKTYYGNSGKLSLVRIWQGTITDGMTLNGERVGGIYHLMGSQQNPVNAAHVGELVALGRLETAQTGDTLSSGAAQALPTATAIAPVYALAIMPEHRKDEVKLSGALNKLIEIDPSLHWEQHGDTREIILWGQGEIHLQVALDRLKRQFNLPMTTQLPQIPYKETIRKATTSHGRYKHQSGGHGAFGDVFLDIQPQQRGAGFQFTDSIVGGVVPKQYIPGVEVGVREYLNQGPLGFPVVDVAVNLSNGSYHSVDSSEQAFRQAARIAMTEGMPNCSPVLLEPVLTIQVAAPNGFTAKVLQLVSGRRGQILGYEALDGWQNWDNVTAYLPQAEMQDFIVELRSLTLGVGFFHWEPDHLQEVPDKVRDAVLAKANEA from the coding sequence ATGACTAGAAATCTTGACCGGATGCGTAATGTGGCCATTGTTGGCCCCTATTCCAGTGGTAAAACGACATTACTTGAAAGTATTTTGGCGGTCAGTGGTGCGATCGCCCGCAAAGGTAGCATTAAAGACGGCAACACCATTAGCGACAGCACCCCCGAAGCCCAAGCCCGGAGCATGAGCGTTGAGGTATCGGTGGCGAGGACCACCGACGGCGAGACGGAATTGAATTTTTTAGACTGTCCAGGCTCGATTGAATTTGCCCAAGATACCTACAATGCGCTGGTGGGGGCAGGGTCTGCGATCGTGGTCTGTGAAGCGGATGTGGCCAAGGTGCTCACCCTTGCGCCACTGTTCAAATTTTTAGATGATTGGGAAATTCCCCATCTGGTGTTTATTAATAAGCTCGATCGCTGCCGGGATAGTGTGATGGATCTGTTCCAGGCGTTGAAGTCGGTCTCCAGTCGGCCCCTGGTGCCGCAACAATACCCAATTCGGAAGAACCTGGATTTAATCGGCTATATTGACCTGATCGACGAACAGGCCTATCACTACCATCTGGGGCAGGCGGCTGATCCGGTTCCACTGCCGGCGGAACTGCAAGCCGAAGAGCGGGCGGCTCGTGAGGAAATGCTCGAAACCCTGTCGGAATTTGACGATCATCTCCTCGAAGAATTGCTCGAAGATATCCCGCCCTCGAAGGATGAAATTTTGCGAGATCTGAAGCAAGATTTGAGTGCGGATTTGATTGTGCCGGTGTTTTTAGGGATTGCGGAACAGGACTATGGGGTGCGGCCCTTGTTGGATGCCCTGGTGCGGGAAACCCCTGATCCGACGGTGACGGCCCAGCGGCGCGGCTTGGAAACGACGGGGGATGGGGAGGCGATCGCCCAAGTCCTGAAAACCTACTACGGCAACAGCGGCAAACTCTCCCTGGTGCGGATTTGGCAGGGGACGATCACCGACGGCATGACCCTGAATGGTGAGCGCGTCGGCGGCATCTATCACCTGATGGGCAGTCAGCAAAACCCGGTGAATGCGGCCCATGTGGGGGAATTGGTGGCGTTGGGGCGGTTGGAAACGGCCCAAACCGGCGACACGTTAAGCAGTGGTGCGGCGCAAGCGTTACCGACGGCGACAGCGATCGCCCCGGTCTATGCCCTCGCGATCATGCCCGAACACCGCAAAGATGAGGTAAAACTCAGCGGTGCGCTCAATAAATTGATCGAAATTGACCCCTCCCTCCATTGGGAACAGCACGGTGATACCCGCGAAATCATCCTCTGGGGTCAAGGTGAAATTCATCTTCAGGTAGCCCTCGATCGCCTCAAACGTCAGTTCAACCTGCCGATGACCACCCAACTCCCCCAAATCCCCTACAAAGAAACGATCCGCAAAGCCACCACCAGCCACGGTCGCTACAAGCACCAAAGCGGCGGCCATGGCGCGTTTGGGGATGTGTTCCTCGACATTCAACCCCAGCAACGGGGCGCAGGCTTCCAATTTACGGATTCGATTGTGGGGGGCGTTGTGCCGAAACAGTATATTCCGGGGGTGGAAGTGGGGGTACGGGAGTACCTGAACCAAGGGCCGTTGGGTTTCCCCGTGGTGGATGTGGCGGTGAATTTGAGTAATGGGTCGTACCACAGTGTGGACAGTTCAGAGCAGGCGTTCCGGCAGGCGGCGCGGATTGCGATGACGGAGGGAATGCCAAACTGTAGCCCGGTGCTGTTGGAGCCAGTGCTGACGATTCAGGTGGCGGCTCCCAATGGGTTCACCGCGAAGGTGTTGCAGTTGGTGAGTGGGCGACGGGGCCAGATCCTCGGCTATGAAGCCCTCGACGGCTGGCAAAATTGGGACAATGTGACGGCATACCTACCCCAGGCGGAGATGCAGGACTTTATTGTGGAGTTGCGATCGCTCACCCTCGGCGTGGGCTTTTTCCATTGGGAACCGGATCATCTCCAAGAAGTCCCCGATAAAGTACGCGATGCCGTCCTCGCCAAGGCAAACGAGGCCTAA
- a CDS encoding bifunctional folylpolyglutamate synthase/dihydrofolate synthase, with product MLHSPITDRLRPYQTFGVNLGLDRIQHLLHRLGDPHLTLPIIHVGGTNGKGSVCAYLAAVLTAAGDRVGRYTSPHLVDWPERFWCQGELITLEALDAILGRVMAAIDPDAEPPTVFEIVTAAAWLYFAEQRVDVAVMEVGLGGRLDATNVCDRPLVSVITSLTREHWQRLGPTLADIAREKAGILKPGRPAVLGQFPPEAHRVIAARAEALACPTQWVKPAHWAAQPGWATWQGIDYPVSLVGDVQLQNSALAVAAVQELRSQGWNIPDAALIQGMGSAQWPGRLQWDHWQGRDILLDGAHNTAAAEALRTYLDGLTPPQPTTWVMGMLATKDHRDILTALLREGDSLHLVPVPDHLTASPDTLQTLALDVCPNLAACHCHGDLFPALTAAGQSSGSRLVFCGSLYLLGYFFRERSHRA from the coding sequence ATGCTGCACTCCCCGATCACCGACCGCCTCCGCCCCTATCAAACCTTTGGGGTGAATCTCGGTCTTGACCGCATCCAGCACCTACTCCATCGCCTGGGCGATCCACACCTCACCCTGCCGATCATTCACGTCGGCGGCACCAATGGCAAAGGCTCCGTCTGTGCCTATTTAGCAGCGGTGCTCACGGCGGCGGGCGATCGCGTCGGTCGCTACACCTCCCCTCATTTGGTGGATTGGCCGGAGCGGTTTTGGTGTCAGGGAGAACTCATTACCCTTGAGGCGCTTGATGCCATCCTAGGACGGGTGATGGCGGCCATTGATCCCGATGCCGAACCGCCGACGGTGTTTGAAATTGTGACGGCGGCGGCCTGGCTCTATTTTGCGGAGCAGCGGGTGGATGTGGCGGTGATGGAGGTGGGATTGGGGGGGCGCTTGGATGCGACGAATGTGTGCGATCGCCCCCTGGTCAGCGTCATTACCTCCCTCACCCGCGAACATTGGCAACGCCTCGGTCCCACCTTGGCCGATATCGCCCGCGAAAAGGCCGGGATTCTCAAACCTGGACGGCCAGCGGTGTTGGGACAGTTCCCCCCCGAAGCCCATCGCGTGATCGCGGCACGGGCCGAAGCCTTAGCCTGTCCGACCCAGTGGGTCAAGCCGGCCCACTGGGCTGCGCAGCCCGGTTGGGCAACGTGGCAGGGGATTGATTACCCCGTTTCCCTCGTGGGGGATGTGCAGTTACAAAATTCAGCCTTGGCGGTGGCGGCGGTGCAGGAGTTGCGATCGCAAGGCTGGAACATTCCCGATGCCGCCCTGATCCAAGGCATGGGATCAGCCCAATGGCCGGGCCGCTTACAGTGGGATCACTGGCAGGGCCGCGACATCCTCTTAGACGGAGCGCACAACACCGCCGCCGCTGAAGCCCTGCGCACCTATCTCGACGGCCTCACCCCACCCCAACCCACCACCTGGGTGATGGGAATGCTCGCCACCAAAGACCATCGCGACATCTTAACGGCCCTGCTGCGGGAGGGCGACAGTCTCCACCTTGTGCCCGTTCCCGACCACCTCACCGCCTCCCCGGACACTCTCCAAACCCTTGCTCTTGATGTTTGCCCCAACCTCGCCGCCTGCCATTGTCACGGGGATCTATTCCCCGCCCTCACTGCCGCCGGTCAATCCTCCGGTTCGCGGTTGGTGTTCTGCGGCTCCCTTTACCTCCTCGGTTACTTTTTTCGTGAGCGATCGCACCGGGCTTAA